In Crinalium epipsammum PCC 9333, the following are encoded in one genomic region:
- a CDS encoding WG repeat-containing protein — MPASASTNEPQIVSSTVSENIAPKTLFPIVQDDKWGLIDKSGQVVVEPRFDYIGDFKEGLATIKVGNKYGYINKSGQVIGKPMFDGVENFSQGLAPIKVGYKYGFIGKTGQIVIQPTFGGAREFKEGLAAIKVNGKFGYINKLGKIVIKPTFDDAREFESGLATIKVGNKYGYINKSGQVVGKPMFEGAGYFNEGLRAIRIGYKYGFINNSGQIVIKPTFSDVYFFNEGLARIKVNGVYGFINKLGQVVIKPTFRDVREFHEGLAVIQEGDKYSFINKLGQVVITPTLGRAFNFKDGLARIIVGSKWGFIDKTGQIVIKPTFDSVEDFKDGLAQIKVGSESGYIDKTGRVVWQSNKIILATLNEPFQIKRKQSAILESEQLQIEVISVQNSLCPPKFQCIREGELIILVKIMKDGQELENVTLVLYSLSIQRGENSKTFGGKYTISLVEVQGNDTFTLVVSKNNK, encoded by the coding sequence ATGCCAGCATCAGCTAGTACTAACGAGCCGCAAATTGTCAGTTCAACAGTTAGTGAAAATATCGCTCCCAAAACGCTGTTTCCTATTGTGCAGGACGATAAGTGGGGTCTGATTGACAAGTCAGGGCAGGTAGTTGTTGAACCGAGGTTTGATTATATTGGTGACTTCAAGGAAGGACTGGCAACAATAAAGGTTGGCAATAAGTATGGCTACATCAACAAATCAGGGCAGGTAATCGGCAAACCGATGTTTGATGGCGTGGAGAACTTTTCCCAAGGGCTGGCACCAATAAAAGTTGGCTATAAGTACGGGTTTATTGGCAAGACGGGGCAAATAGTTATTCAACCGACTTTTGGTGGTGCTAGAGAATTCAAAGAAGGGTTGGCAGCAATAAAGGTTAACGGTAAGTTTGGCTATATCAATAAGTTAGGGAAAATTGTCATCAAACCGACTTTTGATGATGCTAGGGAATTTGAGTCAGGGCTGGCAACAATAAAGGTTGGCAATAAGTATGGCTACATCAACAAATCAGGGCAGGTAGTCGGCAAACCGATGTTTGAAGGTGCTGGTTACTTTAATGAAGGGCTAAGAGCGATACGAATTGGCTATAAGTATGGCTTTATCAACAACTCAGGGCAAATTGTCATTAAACCGACTTTTAGCGACGTTTATTTCTTCAATGAAGGACTGGCACGAATAAAGGTTAACGGTGTGTACGGCTTTATCAACAAATTAGGGCAAGTAGTTATCAAACCGACTTTTCGTGATGTTAGGGAATTCCACGAAGGGCTGGCAGTAATACAGGAAGGCGATAAGTACAGCTTTATTAACAAGTTAGGACAAGTAGTTATCACACCGACTCTGGGTAGGGCTTTCAACTTCAAGGACGGACTAGCACGAATAATAGTTGGCTCTAAGTGGGGCTTTATAGATAAGACAGGGCAAATTGTGATCAAGCCGACTTTCGATTCGGTTGAAGACTTTAAGGACGGGCTAGCACAAATAAAAGTTGGTTCTGAGTCGGGCTATATAGATAAGACAGGCAGGGTAGTTTGGCAGTCTAACAAAATTATTTTGGCTACTTTAAACGAACCGTTTCAAATAAAAAGAAAACAGTCCGCTATTTTAGAATCTGAGCAGTTGCAAATAGAAGTTATAAGCGTACAAAATTCTTTATGCCCCCCGAAATTCCAGTGTATCAGGGAAGGAGAATTAATAATTTTAGTCAAGATTATGAAAGATGGTCAAGAATTGGAAAATGTTACTTTAGTACTTTATTCGTTAAGTATCCAGAGGGGAGAGAATTCAAAAACTTTTGGTGGTAAATATACTATCAGCTTGGTAGAGGTTCAGGGTAACGACACTTTCACACTTGTTGTTTCTAAAAACAATAAGTGA
- a CDS encoding DUF3747 domain-containing protein, giving the protein MKLTDATNNTFSSIVNSVKSIVTKLPLKVVVASALLLGVTGSMVMDSFVLTAPSYAKTASKKRVATKKRVTAKKRVTAKKPVVAKKPTVKPIAVNPINLPPVPKTNNDSPVTTPRPAGSSLFGQQEVTQNQFILTAAPLSGNRYQLVILQQLSNKRACWAESASSVKPLLLDFDFTGICGRFTDSNGYSMRQAGVDLGAQYNFDVVQRGNQLVLLGTKSRDFSAQPIELGRSNGIGQGFTKINLDSNWRLAKRTYNGKALGHIYLTTDSVASR; this is encoded by the coding sequence ATGAAACTTACAGACGCTACTAATAATACCTTCTCTTCTATCGTTAATTCTGTTAAATCCATTGTTACTAAACTACCTCTTAAAGTTGTTGTCGCTTCAGCATTATTACTCGGCGTAACTGGCAGTATGGTGATGGATAGCTTCGTACTTACTGCACCAAGCTATGCCAAGACTGCTTCTAAAAAGCGCGTTGCAACTAAAAAGCGAGTTACAGCCAAGAAGCGCGTTACAGCTAAAAAACCCGTTGTAGCTAAGAAACCAACTGTTAAACCCATTGCTGTCAACCCCATCAATCTCCCACCAGTTCCTAAAACCAATAACGATTCACCAGTTACCACACCCAGACCTGCGGGTTCTTCCTTGTTTGGTCAACAAGAAGTTACTCAGAATCAATTTATCCTTACGGCTGCACCTTTAAGTGGAAATCGTTATCAACTGGTGATTTTGCAGCAATTATCTAATAAAAGAGCGTGTTGGGCTGAAAGTGCCAGTTCAGTTAAGCCATTATTATTAGACTTTGACTTTACAGGCATTTGTGGACGATTTACTGATAGTAACGGTTATTCAATGCGGCAAGCAGGTGTTGATTTAGGGGCGCAGTATAATTTCGATGTTGTACAACGTGGTAATCAACTGGTGTTGCTAGGCACGAAATCAAGAGATTTTTCTGCTCAACCGATTGAACTTGGCAGAAGCAATGGTATTGGTCAAGGATTCACTAAAATCAATTTAGATTCTAATTGGCGGTTAGCAAAACGTACTTACAACGGTAAAGCTTTAGGACACATTTATCTCACCACTGATTCTGTAGCAAGTAGATAA
- a CDS encoding ankyrin repeat domain-containing protein: MQKKNLSLLGITTVAIVVKIFNYWTGNTLLHAAARSGKKETLKLLLAHGANPKAKNTEGKTPRETTSNQDIQALLKRHSDTK; this comes from the coding sequence ATGCAAAAGAAAAACTTATCCTTATTGGGAATTACCACCGTTGCTATTGTTGTCAAGATCTTTAATTATTGGACGGGCAATACTCTTTTGCACGCAGCAGCAAGAAGTGGCAAAAAGGAAACGCTCAAATTGCTGCTAGCTCATGGTGCAAATCCCAAAGCTAAGAATACTGAGGGCAAAACACCACGGGAAACAACATCTAATCAAGATATTCAAGCACTCCTTAAGCGTCACAGTGATACTAAGTAA
- a CDS encoding leucine-rich repeat domain-containing protein yields MKSFEDWCNRRNSLPLETQQTINYLLEAAGTPYCRSADTALKQRTEILTSSPNSSNISDLRPFSSLTNLRKLSLFSHKITDLTPIANLPNLEVLVIHSNALTDLTPIASLNNLTDLGLIGRNITDIRPFANLTQLQKFTLWYSSIQNIDALKDLIQLTEVSFINTQISDLSSLANLKTLAILEVNSSKVKNIQPLSGLSNLRRLELQNNQITNIKAIASLTNLKSLKLNRNQIWDLRSLSNLKKLVSISLSHNQIVDVTPLAALTDLETISLQNNRITSIQSLASLKKLERLVVSQNPIKNRVCPVNPLSICSFENSPSDDLLEL; encoded by the coding sequence ATGAAGAGCTTTGAAGACTGGTGTAATCGACGAAATTCTCTGCCCTTAGAAACCCAACAAACCATTAACTATCTATTGGAAGCGGCTGGTACTCCCTATTGTCGATCAGCGGATACTGCTCTTAAGCAGCGCACCGAGATCCTTACTTCTAGCCCTAATTCCTCCAACATTAGCGACCTAAGACCATTTTCTAGCTTGACAAATCTGCGGAAACTTAGTTTATTTAGCCACAAAATTACCGATCTGACACCAATTGCAAATCTCCCAAATCTGGAAGTACTGGTCATTCACAGCAACGCCCTAACTGACCTCACTCCCATTGCTAGCCTCAATAATTTGACCGATCTCGGACTAATAGGGCGCAACATCACGGATATTCGTCCTTTCGCCAACCTGACTCAGTTACAAAAATTTACTCTGTGGTATAGTTCAATCCAAAATATCGATGCTTTAAAGGATCTCATCCAATTAACGGAAGTCAGTTTCATTAATACTCAAATTTCTGACCTTAGCTCCTTAGCTAATCTAAAAACTTTGGCTATTCTGGAAGTAAATTCTAGCAAGGTTAAGAATATTCAACCCTTATCAGGTTTAAGCAATTTAAGAAGACTCGAACTTCAGAATAATCAAATTACTAATATTAAAGCGATCGCTAGTTTGACCAATTTAAAAAGTTTAAAGCTGAACCGCAATCAGATTTGGGATCTCCGTTCTCTATCCAATCTCAAGAAACTGGTAAGTATTAGCCTCAGTCACAATCAAATTGTCGATGTCACGCCTCTAGCAGCTTTGACCGATTTAGAGACGATTAGTTTACAAAACAACCGTATTACCAGTATTCAATCTTTGGCGAGCCTAAAGAAACTAGAGAGGTTAGTGGTTTCCCAAAATCCGATCAAGAATCGGGTATGTCCAGTCAATCCCCTAAGTATCTGTTCTTTCGAGAACTCACCATCAGATGATTTGTTGGAACTATGA
- a CDS encoding DM9 repeat-containing protein, with product MKRLSSLLPASVASTLFVAAFAACAQANPGVTQVSQIWHISDSVRINPNINKLISRPAWVVTRGELPKNALKVGYDAFVTEEDGHVIAKTPATSLYLCRAIHEGTIYPGKYVNGSCSISVNGVERHQKISQVLVNVPSEIVRWDSIKGEGFHPLHGLAFASGGDSAQKFNTCRAAYKAGLHPGRIVGSQCLIGWRGIEVAQSNYDILYIQGVKELKGAVELSRQCYPATDEPLEEGTREASVCNSRPLK from the coding sequence ATGAAACGACTATCTTCACTTCTTCCGGCTTCAGTTGCAAGTACCCTTTTTGTTGCCGCATTTGCTGCCTGCGCCCAAGCAAACCCTGGTGTAACTCAGGTAAGCCAGATTTGGCACATTTCAGACTCGGTTCGCATTAACCCAAATATCAACAAACTTATTTCCCGCCCTGCTTGGGTTGTGACACGAGGAGAATTACCTAAAAATGCCTTGAAAGTTGGTTATGATGCTTTTGTTACGGAAGAAGACGGTCATGTGATTGCAAAAACACCCGCGACTTCTTTATATCTTTGTCGAGCAATTCACGAAGGAACGATTTATCCTGGTAAATATGTCAATGGCTCGTGCTCGATCAGCGTCAACGGAGTTGAGCGTCACCAAAAAATTTCTCAAGTTCTCGTGAACGTGCCTAGTGAAATCGTTAGATGGGATTCGATCAAAGGCGAGGGCTTTCATCCTTTACATGGTTTGGCATTCGCAAGTGGTGGAGACTCGGCGCAAAAATTCAACACTTGCCGAGCCGCCTACAAAGCAGGGCTACATCCAGGCAGAATTGTGGGAAGTCAATGCCTGATCGGATGGCGCGGTATCGAAGTGGCACAATCTAACTATGACATTCTTTACATTCAGGGTGTCAAAGAACTTAAAGGAGCGGTCGAATTAAGCCGACAGTGCTACCCTGCTACAGACGAGCCGCTTGAAGAAGGCACAAGAGAGGCTTCAGTCTGTAATTCTCGACCGCTCAAATAA
- a CDS encoding prohibitin family protein, with translation MYGLISAIAVGLVIIFCSITTVNSGQLGIKSTFGVVVPTPLQPGLHLITPLVSRVDRLSVQTVAIPEEFSSLTRDSQKMKVTATTTLRLNPRNASEAYANVGRSNQIIINTILQPALHAAVKQVISQYDMTYIIENQGEISKAIVDQLNNNLGTSSYVDLLKVDVTGFVLDENVQQAIEQKQIAKQELERKETELQTAKLEAQRLQSLQTSLTPQILMNKAIEKWDGHSLTAPTSNSSLNTFVQAQKEAKSDTTSK, from the coding sequence ATGTACGGATTAATCAGTGCTATTGCTGTTGGATTAGTAATCATTTTTTGTAGCATCACTACTGTTAACTCTGGTCAGTTAGGTATTAAATCTACATTCGGTGTAGTAGTTCCAACACCACTACAACCAGGTCTGCACTTAATTACACCCTTGGTCTCACGAGTGGATAGGTTATCTGTGCAAACTGTGGCGATTCCTGAAGAGTTCTCGTCTTTAACAAGAGATTCACAGAAGATGAAAGTAACAGCGACTACAACGTTGCGGCTCAACCCAAGAAATGCTTCGGAAGCTTATGCTAACGTAGGTCGCTCTAATCAGATAATTATCAATACCATTTTGCAGCCTGCTCTACACGCTGCTGTCAAACAGGTCATTAGTCAGTATGACATGACTTACATCATCGAGAACCAAGGTGAAATTAGTAAGGCAATTGTTGATCAACTCAATAACAATCTTGGTACAAGTTCTTATGTTGATCTCTTAAAAGTAGACGTTACCGGATTTGTGTTAGATGAAAATGTCCAACAAGCAATTGAGCAAAAGCAGATTGCTAAACAGGAACTAGAAAGGAAAGAGACAGAACTGCAAACAGCCAAGCTTGAGGCACAACGGTTACAAAGTTTACAGACATCCCTCACGCCACAAATACTAATGAATAAGGCTATAGAAAAGTGGGACGGACACTCGTTAACTGCCCCTACAAGTAACAGCAGCCTAAACACCTTTGTGCAAGCCCAAAAGGAAGCCAAGTCAGACACGACATCAAAATAA
- a CDS encoding DNA repair helicase XPB encodes MSYIPENALIIQSDRSVLLEVHSPRADAARSAIAPFAELVKSPEHIHTYQVSPLSIWNARAAGMAVTGMIDALREYAKYPMPDAIAQEISSLGSRYGLTVIERGDGYLLLKMADLALAELLSRNEGVSKFLGERLLPLVFQVNAAHRGVLKQALLAAGYPAEDLAGYTEGDALAIQLRSNCLTGTPFQLRDYQKEAVEVFYQAGRVHGGSGTIVLPCGSGKTMVGLAAIAAVQSNTLVLTSSLTSVRQWRRELLDKTTLPEDAIAEYSGESKQTAPVTLATYQIISYRKSKTGEFPHFQLFNARSWGLIIYDEVHLLPAPIFRITAELQARRRLGLTATLIREDGREGDVFALIGPKRYDVPWRELEGQGFIAAAECTEIRVPQDSERQMEYALAEKRHQFRIAAENPRKLMVVQSLLHQQIGHRILIIGEYLDQLKQIAALTGLPIITGKTSQIERDRLYEQFRDGSISGLILSRVGNFALDLPDADVLIQVSGKYGSRQEEAQRLGRILRPKNDGHSAQFYTLVSQRTCEEDFARHRQLFLAEQGYSYQIQILT; translated from the coding sequence ATGAGCTATATTCCAGAAAATGCTCTAATTATCCAAAGTGATCGCTCAGTGCTGCTAGAAGTGCATTCACCTCGTGCCGACGCTGCCCGCTCTGCGATCGCACCCTTTGCTGAATTAGTTAAAAGTCCAGAACATATCCACACTTATCAAGTTTCGCCTTTGAGCATCTGGAACGCACGAGCGGCGGGAATGGCAGTAACTGGGATGATCGACGCATTGCGAGAATATGCCAAATATCCCATGCCTGATGCGATCGCACAAGAAATTTCTTCATTGGGTAGCCGTTATGGGCTGACTGTGATTGAGCGAGGCGACGGATATCTGTTGCTAAAGATGGCAGATTTAGCCCTAGCAGAGTTACTCAGCCGCAATGAGGGCGTTTCAAAATTTCTTGGTGAACGCCTCTTGCCACTGGTTTTTCAGGTTAATGCTGCCCATCGAGGTGTACTTAAACAAGCATTATTAGCAGCGGGTTATCCTGCCGAAGATTTAGCAGGTTATACAGAAGGCGATGCCTTGGCGATCCAGTTACGCTCCAATTGCCTCACAGGTACACCCTTTCAATTGCGAGACTATCAGAAAGAAGCGGTTGAGGTATTCTACCAGGCAGGACGAGTTCATGGTGGCAGTGGTACGATCGTGCTGCCCTGTGGATCTGGAAAAACTATGGTGGGACTGGCGGCGATCGCCGCCGTGCAGTCAAATACGTTGGTACTCACCAGTAGTTTAACTTCGGTACGGCAATGGCGACGGGAGTTGCTGGATAAAACCACATTACCGGAGGATGCGATCGCCGAATATAGTGGCGAAAGCAAACAAACTGCACCTGTCACACTGGCAACTTACCAAATTATCAGCTACCGCAAGAGTAAAACCGGGGAGTTTCCGCATTTTCAATTGTTTAACGCTCGCTCCTGGGGCTTAATTATTTACGATGAAGTTCACTTGTTGCCTGCACCTATTTTTCGTATTACTGCCGAACTACAAGCCCGCCGCCGCCTGGGATTAACTGCAACTTTAATTCGAGAAGACGGTAGAGAAGGAGATGTCTTCGCGCTGATCGGCCCCAAACGCTATGATGTCCCTTGGCGCGAACTGGAAGGGCAAGGATTCATTGCAGCAGCAGAATGTACTGAAATTCGCGTACCTCAAGATTCTGAGCGCCAGATGGAATATGCTCTAGCAGAGAAACGTCATCAGTTTCGCATTGCCGCTGAAAATCCGCGTAAGTTGATGGTTGTTCAATCTTTGTTGCATCAACAAATTGGACACCGAATCTTGATTATTGGTGAATATTTAGATCAACTCAAACAGATTGCGGCACTCACAGGACTACCTATTATCACTGGAAAAACTTCACAAATTGAACGCGATCGCCTGTATGAACAATTTCGCGATGGTAGTATTAGTGGATTGATCCTCTCGCGCGTTGGGAATTTTGCCTTAGATCTGCCAGATGCCGATGTACTGATTCAAGTGTCTGGTAAATATGGCTCAAGGCAGGAAGAGGCGCAGAGACTAGGACGGATTCTTCGCCCCAAAAACGATGGTCATAGTGCTCAATTCTACACCTTGGTTTCTCAGAGGACGTGTGAAGAAGATTTTGCTCGTCATCGCCAGCTATTCCTAGCAGAACAGGGTTATAGTTACCAAATTCAAATACTCACCTGA
- a CDS encoding helicase-associated domain-containing protein, translating to MGYYSQPERIPTLLEALNNLIVDQLKALANLLSGGKIPTRKAELVSYIERQLQGEYLQSLWLQCDSTQQAVISEVVHSPDDRYQPARFVSKYGKEPTWGTGESYSYSYKPSVLALFFYTYTMPADLKAQLKTFVPAPEPTRIQSVESLPATLLRTQRTYDFTTRKRQTNPIELPLHSRATEQVARRDLQTVLRLVDLGKVSISEKTFYPTGASLTAIAEVLEEGDYYSEWTETQSPGGWQYDYPIGNIKAFAWIMLLQVGKLVELSGKRLALTKAGQKALNEPAEKTLQTLWKNWLKNTLLDELRRIDSVKGQTGKGKRNLTAVAGRRSKIVEALKDCPPGQWIEVFDFFRYIIAAGYEFEVSRNPDSLTISGYGSLDDSDFLILEARYILCFFFEYVSTLGLVDVAYIHPDDAIFNFEKDVHLDFFYQPCLSRYDGLTYFRLTPLGSYFLGLSDRYIPVTLPQKQVLRVLANLEVVAVQQLTRADRLLLDNFLQPISDSVWQLEPSKLLDAISQGRSVDELRQFLIANSSEALPQPVAQFLADLEVRTTSLQDLGSARLIRCTDTALATLIANDSRTKAYCFLADQPQAMNAGLACYLVVPIETETKFRNALKKLGYSLPV from the coding sequence ATGGGATACTACTCTCAACCTGAGCGCATTCCTACCTTACTAGAAGCACTCAATAATCTCATAGTAGATCAATTGAAGGCATTGGCAAATCTCTTGTCTGGCGGGAAAATTCCGACGCGCAAAGCCGAATTGGTAAGCTATATTGAGCGGCAATTACAGGGTGAGTATCTTCAAAGCCTGTGGTTACAATGCGATTCTACTCAACAAGCGGTGATTTCGGAAGTAGTGCATTCTCCAGACGATCGCTATCAGCCCGCACGTTTTGTGAGTAAGTATGGCAAAGAACCGACTTGGGGAACAGGTGAGAGCTATTCCTACAGTTACAAGCCTTCAGTTCTGGCATTGTTTTTCTACACTTATACAATGCCTGCTGATTTGAAAGCGCAACTGAAAACATTTGTACCTGCACCAGAACCGACGCGGATTCAAAGTGTCGAAAGCTTACCAGCCACACTCCTACGCACTCAAAGAACCTACGATTTTACTACTCGTAAACGGCAAACAAACCCGATTGAACTACCACTGCATTCACGAGCAACAGAGCAAGTTGCACGACGAGATCTGCAAACTGTCCTGCGATTGGTAGATTTGGGCAAAGTAAGCATTAGTGAAAAGACTTTTTATCCTACTGGTGCCTCCTTAACAGCGATTGCAGAGGTACTGGAGGAAGGAGACTACTATAGCGAGTGGACGGAAACTCAATCGCCTGGAGGTTGGCAGTATGATTACCCAATTGGAAATATCAAAGCATTTGCCTGGATCATGCTATTGCAAGTAGGTAAATTAGTAGAATTAAGTGGCAAGCGTTTAGCATTGACCAAAGCAGGGCAGAAAGCATTGAATGAGCCAGCCGAAAAGACGCTGCAAACACTTTGGAAAAACTGGTTAAAAAATACGTTGCTGGATGAATTGCGACGGATTGATAGTGTTAAAGGGCAAACAGGTAAAGGTAAACGCAACCTAACCGCCGTTGCTGGACGACGTAGTAAGATTGTTGAAGCCCTCAAAGATTGTCCGCCTGGGCAATGGATAGAAGTATTTGACTTTTTTCGCTACATAATTGCAGCAGGCTATGAGTTTGAAGTTAGCAGAAATCCTGATAGTTTAACAATCTCAGGATATGGGTCGCTGGATGACTCTGATTTTCTAATTTTAGAAGCACGATATATTCTTTGTTTTTTCTTCGAGTATGTCTCTACTCTGGGATTAGTAGATGTAGCTTATATACACCCTGATGATGCTATTTTCAACTTTGAAAAAGATGTGCATCTGGATTTCTTTTATCAACCATGTTTAAGTCGCTATGATGGTTTAACTTATTTTCGACTAACTCCATTAGGGTCATATTTCTTGGGTTTGAGCGATCGCTACATACCTGTAACCTTACCCCAGAAACAAGTTTTACGAGTGCTGGCGAATTTAGAAGTAGTCGCAGTGCAACAACTGACTCGCGCCGATCGCTTATTGCTGGATAATTTTTTGCAGCCGATTTCCGATTCAGTCTGGCAATTAGAGCCAAGTAAATTGCTGGATGCGATTTCTCAGGGACGAAGTGTGGATGAACTGCGACAATTCTTAATAGCCAATAGTAGCGAAGCCTTACCGCAACCCGTGGCACAGTTTCTGGCAGATTTAGAAGTACGAACGACCAGTTTGCAGGATTTAGGTTCTGCTCGCTTAATTCGCTGCACTGACACGGCACTGGCTACATTAATTGCTAACGACTCTCGCACCAAAGCATATTGTTTTTTAGCTGACCAACCTCAAGCGATGAATGCAGGACTTGCTTGTTATTTAGTTGTACCAATTGAAACTGAAACCAAGTTTCGTAATGCCTTGAAGAAGTTAGGTTACAGCCTTCCCGTTTAG